The DNA sequence TAAAAAAAGAACAAAAATAAAAGGAGAAGTATTAAAAATTATAAAAAGAAAAACTAAACAATTCATTGGAATATTAAAAAAATCGAACATTCAATCCAATAATAAATACGGAATTGTACATAATAATAATATTCATGTAGATATTCTAGTTCCCATGAAAAAATTGGAAAAGTATCATCATAATGACAAAGTTTTGGTTCAATTTATATCATGGCCTAAGAAATTAAAGAATCCTTTGGGAAAAATTATAAAAGTATTCGGATCTTCTGGAGAATATAATACAGAAATTTATTCTTTATTAAAAGAAAATGGAATATCCTCTAATTTTTCAGAAAAAATAGAAAATGAAGCTAAAGAAATTTTTTCTAAACAACTTATAGATTTAAGCCTTAGAAGAGATATGCGAAATGTAAATACTTTTACTATAGACCCCTTAAACGCAAAAGATTTTGATGATGCACTTTCTATTAGAAAATTGAATTATGATATTTGGGAAATAGGAGTACATATTTCTGATGTTTCTCATTATATAAAAGAAGGAAGTTTATTAGATCAAGAAGCATATTCACGTGCTACATCAATTTATTTTGTGGGTAAGGTTATTCCTATGCTTCCAAAAATATTATCTGATAATCTTTGTTCTTTACAACCAAAAAAAGACAAATTAAGTTTTTCTTATATTTTTAATATAAATAGTCAAGGAAAAATATTAAAAAGTTGGTTTGGAAAAACTATAATACAATCTAATCGAAAATTTACATATGAAGAAGTTCAGTATATCATAGAACAAAAAAAAGGAGATTATTACGAAGATATTTACACATTATTTTCATTTTCTAAAATATTAATTCAAAATCGATTGAAAAATGGAGGAATTTATTTAGAAAAAGTAGAAGTTAAATTTCATCTAGATGAAAAAAACAATCCGATATCTTTACACTTGGAAAAAAATAACGATGCTCATCGTTTGATTGAAGAATTTATGTTGTTAACTAATCGAAAAATTTCAGAATTTGTTAGCTTAAATTTGGATGGAAAACCTTCTAATAAACTCTATATTTACAGAGTACATGACAAACCTGATTTTCAAAAAATTTTTTCTCTTAAAAAAATTATAGAACCTTTAGGTTATTTTTTAGATTTAAAAAATATAAAAACTTCTATTAATCATTTATTAAAAAAAATAAAAGGAAAACCAGAACAAAACATGATTGAGAACTTAATTCTTCGTTCTATGAGTAAAGCTAAATATTCCACAAAAAATATAGGACATTATGGTTTATCTTTCATTTGTTACACTCATTTTACTTCTCCCATAAGAAGATATTCAGATATAATTGCTCATCGTTTATTATATTATTATTTAACAATAAACAAAAAAAGGAATCAAAATGAAAAACAAAAACTTAACACAACAGAATTTTATGAAAAACAAACCCAATATTGTAGCCATAAAGAACGTTTAGCTATAGATATAGAAAGAGAATTTTTAAAATTTTTGCAAGTAAAATATATAAAAAAATTTATAGGGAAAGAATTTTATGGTATTATTACGGGTTTTACTGATTGGAGTGTTTATATTGATTTATTATTGTTTCAAACTGAAGGAATGGTAAAATTACGTGATATTAAAGAGGATTCTTATATTCTAAATTCAAATAATTATAGTATAATTGGAAAAAAAACAAAAAAAATTTATTATTTAGGAGATAAAGTAAAAGTAAAACTTATGGATGTTGATATAGAAAAAAAACAAATTATTCTTGATTGGATCAATCATGCTATGATATAATTTTATTATATTATTCTAACACTAGAAGGTACAAATATTGTATAATCTCCTCCATTTTTTATTACATCTCTCACAATACAAGAACTGATATAAGATTTATCATAAGAAGCAAAAAGATAAACTGTTTCAATAAAATATTTATTACATAATTTTTGATTTACAAAATCAATATTTTTTTCCAATTCAAAATCCAATTGATTTCGGATTCCTCTTAATAAAAATCTAGCTTTTTTTTTTATACAAAAAGAAATAGTTAATCCATTGAATGAATCTATTTCTATTTTTTGTGATAACTTTAAAAAAGTTTTTTGGATCCACTTTTTTCTTTTTTCAATAGAAAACATATTTTTTTTTTCAAAATTGTTTCCAATAGCTATAATAATTTTATCAAATAAATTTAAAGCTCTAACAATAATATCATAATGTCCTAAAGTAATAGGATCAAAAGTGCCAGGAAATATTGCTATTTTTATTTTTTTATTCATTTTTTTTTAGAAATATATATATTTATATAATTTTTTTTATGAAAAATATAGTTTATTCTTTCTTAATAAATATAAAATATTATTATTATTAAATATAAATAATGAACAAATCATGTCATGATTGTTTTTTAAATAAATGTTCAAAAAAAGAAAATCTTCTTCAAAAAAAACAATGTTACAAATTTAATGTATTGGATTGGTTATCTAATATTCAAACTCCTTTTGAATATCAAAAATATGATATTGTAGAAATAAAATTTAAAAATGATAGAAAAGAATTTTTTCTTAATCAAGAAAAAATATTCCTTGATCAAGGAGATATTGTGACTGTAGAAACAAAATCCGGTATAGGATATGATATAGGAGTAGTTTATTTAACTGGAGAATTGGTAAAATTACAAATAAGAAATAAGACTGTTAATTTTAAAAAAATATATAGAAAATCAACATATAAAGAAATAAATATTTGGAAATCTTTTAAGAAAAAAGAAACTAAAACTCTTTTCATAGCTAAAAAGCTTGCAAAAAATTTAAATCTATTTATGAAAATTAGTGATATAGAATATCAAGGAGATGGAAAAAAAGCTGTTTTTTATTATACAGCTGAAAATAGAATAGATTTTAGAAAATTAATTAAAGAATTTGCTTTATATTTTCGTACGCATATAGAAATGCGTCAAATAGGATATAGACAAGAAGCAGCAAAAATTGGGGGTATTGGTTCTTGTGGGCGTGAACTTTGTTGTACTACTTGGTTAAAAAATTTTAAAAGTGTAACAACTAATTCAGCAAGATATCAACAACTTTCTATAAATATTAAAAAATTAACCGGACAATGTAGCAAATTAAAATGCTGTCTTAACTATGAATTAGATGCTTATTTAGATGCTATTAAAGATTTTCCAGATTTTAATAGAAAAATTTATACAGAAAAAGGAATTGCTAAATGTATGAAAATTGATGTTTTTAAACAAAAAATATGGTTTTCTTATATTAAAAAGCCCAATACTTGGTTTAGAATAAAAGTAAAAAAAATTAAAGAAATTTTAGAAAAAAATAGAATCACCCCTCCTTTAGAAGAATTATCAACTATTAATACTACTATTCAAAAAACAGAATTAAGGTTTAAAGATATATCTATATAATATAAAATAATTTTTTCGTGTATAAAAAAAGTACAAAAAAAATTTTTTTCTTTTATAAACTTATTTTTTATTTTTGGTTTTTATTTTTTATAGGAATAGGCATTGTTATGCTTATTTTTTATGCAGCTTTCAAAGGTTATTTAGGAACATTACCTAGTACTAAGGATATAGAAAATCCTGCTATGAAAGTAGGATCAGAAGTATATGATTCTAATGGGATATTATTAGGGAAATTTTTTTCCGAAAATAGAACTTTAGTTACTTATAAACAACTTCCAAAAAATCTTGTTAATGCACTTCTTGCAAAAGAAGATATTCGTTTTAAATATCATTCTGGAATTGATGTTAAATCTTTTCTTAGAGCTATTCTTTCTTTAGGAAAAAAAGGAGGAGGTAGTACTATATCACAACAGTTAGCAAAACTTCTTTTTACAGGACCATCTGCAAAAAACAAATTGCATAGAATTCATCAAAAACTTTTAGAATGGGTTATGGCTATTGAGTTAGAAAAACGTTATACAAAGGAAGAAATTATTACTATGTATTATAATAAATTTGATTTTTTGTATAATGCAAAAGGAATAGAAACAGCGGCTCATACTTATTTTAATAAAAATGTATCTGACCTAAATTTAGGAGAATGCGCTATATTAGTAGGAATGCTAGAAAATCCTTCTTTATATAATCCTAGAAATTATCCTAATAGAACAAAAAAACAAAGAAATTTAGTTTTATATCAAATGAAAAAATATAATTTCTTAAATGTACATATATATAAAAAAGAATTAAAAAAACCTGTAAAAATAAATTTTAAAATACAAAAAAAAGATTTTGAATTACTTACTTATTATGGAGAATTTTTAAAAAAAGAAATTCAAGAAGCTTTAAATGAATATGAAGAAAAAACTGGAAAAAAACTTAATCTTTATTCTAGTGGATTAAAAATATATACATCAATTGATGCTAAAATGCAAAGTTATGCAGAAAAAGCCGTAAAAATACATCTTAGTCAGTTACAAATTTTATTTAATCGTTTTCAGAAAACGAATAAAAATGCTCCATTTTTAAATATTTCTCCAAAAAAAACAAAACAAATCCTCATATCTGCAATGCACAGAACCTCTCTTTACCAAGATTTAAGACAAAAAGGATTAAAAGAAGAAGAAATCATAAAAATATTTAAGAAACCACAACTGATCAAATTGTTTACTTGGAAGGGATCTAAAAAAGTATTTATGTCTCCATGGAATTTTATTCGTTATCAAAAAAGTATTATACAAGCAGGAATGTTATCAGTAGAACCATCTACTGGATTTATTAAAGCATGGGTAGGAGGAATAGATTTTAACTATTTTCAATATGATCATGTAGCACAAACACAACGTCAAGTTGGTTCTGTTTTTAAACCTATTTTATATGCTGCAGCTATTAATAAATTGCATTATAATCCTTGTACAAAAATTTCAAATGAAAAATTTCATTTGGGAAAATGGAGTCCCAGAAATTCTAATGGAAAATACGGAGGATTTCTTACTTTAAAAGATGGATTAGCTTTTTCTGTAAATACTATTTCAGCTCGTTTAATATCACAGATTACACCAAATCCAGTAATTAATTTAGCAAAAAAAATGGGTATAGAATCGATAATTCCTAAAAACCCATCTATTGCACTTGGTTCGGCTGATTTGACTTTATATGAAATGACAGGAGCGTTTAATACATTTACCAATTATGGTTTTTACGTTAAACCCTCTATTTTAGTTAAGATAGAAGATGAAAATGAAAATTTAATTAAAGAACATATAGATTTTAGTAGAAAACAAGTTTTTAGTGAAGAAGTAGGATATATTATGTTAAAATTAATGCAAGGAGTAGTTAAATATGGAACAGCAAAAAGATTACAATCTTATAATATTACAGGAGATATAGCTGGAAAAACAGGAACAACTAATGAAAATTCAGATGGATGGTTTATAGGCATGATTCCTAATCTAACTACCGGAGTTTGGGTAGGTTGGGAAGACCGATTTTCTCATTTTGAAAGCATAAAATTAGGACAAGGAGCAAATATGGCTTTACCTATATGGGCTTATTATATGAAAAGCTTGTATAAAGATATGAATTTAATTTATCATAATAAATTATTATTCCAAAAACCTAAAAATTATCAATCTTATTGGGATTATTGTTATGAACCTGAACCTATTCTTAAAGAACAAGAAGAGGGTCCTTTTAATAAAGAAAAAAGTGAAGAAAAAAGTGAAGGAGAAAGTGAAGGAGAAAGTGAAGGAGAAAATGAAGGAGAAAGTGAAGGAGAAAAAAATTCTTTAAAAAAAATTATATATTTTGATGGAAAATTCAGTTTAGAAAATAAAAAAAGTTTATGATAATTAATATATGATAAAAAAAATTTTAATTTTGGATAAAAACCATCCTTTTATTATATATAAGTTAAAAAAAAAAGGATTTATTTGTGATGAAAATTATAATGATTCAGCAAATCAAATTAATTTATCTTTGTATGACGGCATTATTTTAAGAAATAGATTAAAAATAAATAAAGAATTTATTGAAAAAGCTATAAATTTAAAATTTATAGCTCGTATTGGATCTGGAACAGAAAATATAGATAAAAATTATGCTATAAAAAAAGGAATTACTTTAATTTCTTCTCCAGAAGGAAATAAAGACGCAGTAGCAGAACATGCTATAGGAATGCTTTTATGTATAATGAATAATATTATTCGTTCACATCAACAAATTGTTACAGGAAAATGGAGTAGAGAAATTAATAGAGGTATAGAAATTATGGGAAAAACAATAGGTATTATTGGATATGGAAATACAGGAAAAGCTTTTGCAAAAAAATTATCAGGATTTAATCCTAAAATAATATGTTATGATATCTTACCTAGAGTAGGAGATTTTTATGCAAAACAAGTAAATATGTCTACAATTTTTAAAAAATCAGATGTAATAAGTTTACATGTTCCCTATACAAAAAAAACAAAGGGAATGATAAATTATAATTTTATAAAAAAATTTAACAAACCTTTTTATTTAATAAATACTTCTCGTGGAGGGTGTTTAGTTACAAGTCATTTAGTAGAAGCATTAAAAAATGGAAAAATAAATGGAGCATGCCTAGATGTATTGGAATATGAAGATTTTTTTTTCAAAAATATTGATTTAAATCAAAATTTTCGTAAAATTTTTTTTTATCTTATTCATTCTAATAAAGTAATATTTACACCTCATATTGCAGGATGGACTAAAGAATCGAAATCAAAAATGGATAATAAAATTGTGGAAAAAATTATTTTTTTAAGTCAAAAATTAAATAAAATAAAATTATAGTTTTATTATTTTTTGTTAAAAATAATTTACTATCTT is a window from the Blattabacterium cuenoti STAT genome containing:
- a CDS encoding transglycosylase domain-containing protein, with product MYKKSTKKIFFFYKLIFYFWFLFFIGIGIVMLIFYAAFKGYLGTLPSTKDIENPAMKVGSEVYDSNGILLGKFFSENRTLVTYKQLPKNLVNALLAKEDIRFKYHSGIDVKSFLRAILSLGKKGGGSTISQQLAKLLFTGPSAKNKLHRIHQKLLEWVMAIELEKRYTKEEIITMYYNKFDFLYNAKGIETAAHTYFNKNVSDLNLGECAILVGMLENPSLYNPRNYPNRTKKQRNLVLYQMKKYNFLNVHIYKKELKKPVKINFKIQKKDFELLTYYGEFLKKEIQEALNEYEEKTGKKLNLYSSGLKIYTSIDAKMQSYAEKAVKIHLSQLQILFNRFQKTNKNAPFLNISPKKTKQILISAMHRTSLYQDLRQKGLKEEEIIKIFKKPQLIKLFTWKGSKKVFMSPWNFIRYQKSIIQAGMLSVEPSTGFIKAWVGGIDFNYFQYDHVAQTQRQVGSVFKPILYAAAINKLHYNPCTKISNEKFHLGKWSPRNSNGKYGGFLTLKDGLAFSVNTISARLISQITPNPVINLAKKMGIESIIPKNPSIALGSADLTLYEMTGAFNTFTNYGFYVKPSILVKIEDENENLIKEHIDFSRKQVFSEEVGYIMLKLMQGVVKYGTAKRLQSYNITGDIAGKTGTTNENSDGWFIGMIPNLTTGVWVGWEDRFSHFESIKLGQGANMALPIWAYYMKSLYKDMNLIYHNKLLFQKPKNYQSYWDYCYEPEPILKEQEEGPFNKEKSEEKSEGESEGESEGENEGESEGEKNSLKKIIYFDGKFSLENKKSL
- the rnr gene encoding ribonuclease R, encoding MFYHEKRNKKKYYNNLYTGLINITNHGYAFVHVNYFQKDIFIPKNKTNRALEGDLVKIKFSYCNKKRTKIKGEVLKIIKRKTKQFIGILKKSNIQSNNKYGIVHNNNIHVDILVPMKKLEKYHHNDKVLVQFISWPKKLKNPLGKIIKVFGSSGEYNTEIYSLLKENGISSNFSEKIENEAKEIFSKQLIDLSLRRDMRNVNTFTIDPLNAKDFDDALSIRKLNYDIWEIGVHISDVSHYIKEGSLLDQEAYSRATSIYFVGKVIPMLPKILSDNLCSLQPKKDKLSFSYIFNINSQGKILKSWFGKTIIQSNRKFTYEEVQYIIEQKKGDYYEDIYTLFSFSKILIQNRLKNGGIYLEKVEVKFHLDEKNNPISLHLEKNNDAHRLIEEFMLLTNRKISEFVSLNLDGKPSNKLYIYRVHDKPDFQKIFSLKKIIEPLGYFLDLKNIKTSINHLLKKIKGKPEQNMIENLILRSMSKAKYSTKNIGHYGLSFICYTHFTSPIRRYSDIIAHRLLYYYLTINKKRNQNEKQKLNTTEFYEKQTQYCSHKERLAIDIEREFLKFLQVKYIKKFIGKEFYGIITGFTDWSVYIDLLLFQTEGMVKLRDIKEDSYILNSNNYSIIGKKTKKIYYLGDKVKVKLMDVDIEKKQIILDWINHAMI
- a CDS encoding PSP1 domain-containing protein, with amino-acid sequence MNKSCHDCFLNKCSKKENLLQKKQCYKFNVLDWLSNIQTPFEYQKYDIVEIKFKNDRKEFFLNQEKIFLDQGDIVTVETKSGIGYDIGVVYLTGELVKLQIRNKTVNFKKIYRKSTYKEINIWKSFKKKETKTLFIAKKLAKNLNLFMKISDIEYQGDGKKAVFYYTAENRIDFRKLIKEFALYFRTHIEMRQIGYRQEAAKIGGIGSCGRELCCTTWLKNFKSVTTNSARYQQLSINIKKLTGQCSKLKCCLNYELDAYLDAIKDFPDFNRKIYTEKGIAKCMKIDVFKQKIWFSYIKKPNTWFRIKVKKIKEILEKNRITPPLEELSTINTTIQKTELRFKDISI
- a CDS encoding NAD(P)-dependent oxidoreductase encodes the protein MIKKILILDKNHPFIIYKLKKKGFICDENYNDSANQINLSLYDGIILRNRLKINKEFIEKAINLKFIARIGSGTENIDKNYAIKKGITLISSPEGNKDAVAEHAIGMLLCIMNNIIRSHQQIVTGKWSREINRGIEIMGKTIGIIGYGNTGKAFAKKLSGFNPKIICYDILPRVGDFYAKQVNMSTIFKKSDVISLHVPYTKKTKGMINYNFIKKFNKPFYLINTSRGGCLVTSHLVEALKNGKINGACLDVLEYEDFFFKNIDLNQNFRKIFFYLIHSNKVIFTPHIAGWTKESKSKMDNKIVEKIIFLSQKLNKIKL
- the coaD gene encoding pantetheine-phosphate adenylyltransferase — encoded protein: MNKKIKIAIFPGTFDPITLGHYDIIVRALNLFDKIIIAIGNNFEKKNMFSIEKRKKWIQKTFLKLSQKIEIDSFNGLTISFCIKKKARFLLRGIRNQLDFELEKNIDFVNQKLCNKYFIETVYLFASYDKSYISSCIVRDVIKNGGDYTIFVPSSVRII